Proteins from a genomic interval of Cuculus canorus isolate bCucCan1 chromosome 19, bCucCan1.pri, whole genome shotgun sequence:
- the SURF4 gene encoding surfeit locus protein 4, translated as MGQNDIMSTAEDFADQFLRVTKQYLPHVARLCLISTFLEDGIRMWFQWSEQRDYIDGTWNCGYFLASIFVFINLFGQLSGCILVLSRNFVQYACFGLFGIIALQTIAYSILWDLKFLMRNLALGGGLLLLLAESRSEGKSMFAGVPTMRESSPKQYMQLGGRVLLVLMFMTLLHFDMNFFSILQNIVGTALIILVAIGFKTKLAALTLVIWLFGINIYFNAFWTIPAYKPMHDFLKYDFFQTMSVIGGLLLVVALGPGGVSMDEKKKEW; from the exons TTCCTGAGGGTGACAAAGCAGTACCTTCCTCACGTGGCCCGTCTGTGCCTGATCAGCACCTTCCTGGAGGATGGCATCCGCATGTGGTTCCAGTGGAGCGAACAGAGGGATTACATTGATGGCACGTGGAACTGTGGCTATTTCCTGGCCTCCATCTTTGTGTTCATAAATCTCTTCGGACAGCTGA GCGGCTGTATCCTGGTGCTGAGTAGGAACTTTGTGCAATATGCCTGCTTTGGACTGTTTGGAATTATAGCATTACAG ACTATTGCATACAGCATTCTATGGGACCTGAAGTTCTTGATGAG GAACCTTGCCCTTGGGGGAggcttgctgctgcttttggctgAGTCGCGCTCGGAGGGGAAGAGCATGTTCGCTGGAGTCCCTACCATGCGGGAAAGCTCTCCTAAACAGTACATGCAGCTCGGGGGCCGCGTGCTGCTGGTCCTCATGTTCATGACACTGCTACATTTTGATATGAACTTCTTTTCT ATTCTGCAGAACATTGTGGGCACAGCCCTGATTATTTTGGTGGCAATTGGCTTCAAGACGAAGCTGGCTGCCTTGACTCTAGTCATCTGGCTGTTTGGCATCAACATCTACTTCAACGCCTTCTGGACCATCCCAGCCTACAAACCCATGCACGACTTCCTCAAATACGATTTCTTCCAGACCATGTCTGTAATTGGAGGGCTCCTCCTCGTTGTTGCACTGGGCCCTGGCGGAGTCTCCatggatgagaagaaaaaagagtgGTAA